In the Wyeomyia smithii strain HCP4-BCI-WySm-NY-G18 chromosome 2, ASM2978416v1, whole genome shotgun sequence genome, one interval contains:
- the LOC129723956 gene encoding ribosome-recycling factor, mitochondrial, with product MIRNRFSLLSKVICSTYFVSSESVQAKLCICTQNIKLLPVPSLQHNQIRNYAKSKDKKKEKKGPAAKVHINEEQLAEVINVNALRTVMEKSISTMKEEYIKNLSLRSATGAIETLNVSFEGKDYQLQELGQVVRKNPKTVVVNLVSFPQTIPAVLQALHKSGMNLNPQQDGTTLYIPVPKVTREHRESLSKNAKTLFIKCRDTVKDAQNQAIKKVKKQTDISEDLSFQVQAQITMIANEYIKEAEKIMEVKQTELLGDKS from the coding sequence ATGATTCGGAATCGATTTAGTCTGCTCAGTAAAGTAATCTGTTCGACCTATTTTGTATCCTCAGAAAGTGTACAAGCAAAACTGTGTATTTGTACACAAAACATTAAGCTTCTGCCAGTACCGTCGCTACAGCATAATCAGATCCGAAATTATGCAAAAAGCAAGgataagaaaaaggaaaaaaagggtCCGGCTGctaaagttcacatcaatgaaGAACAGCTAGCAGAAGTTATCAATGTGAATGCTTTGCGTACAGTGATGGAAAAAAGTATATCTACTATGAAGGAGGAATACATAAAAAATTTGTCGCTTCGTTCAGCTACGGGCGCTATTGAAACTTTGAATGTGAGCTTCGAAGGAAAAGACTATCAACTACAAGAACTTGGACAAGTTGTACGCAAGAATCCTAAAACAGTAGTGGTAAATTTGGTATCTTTCCCGCAAACTATACCAGCGGTACTACAAGCTTTACACAAAAGTGGCATGAATTTGAACCCTCAGCAGGATGGAACTACCCTTTATATACCGGTACCAAAGGTAACCAGGGAGCACCGCgaaagtttgtcaaaaaatGCCAAAACTTTGTTTATTAAGTGTCGAGATACAGTTaaagatgcacagaatcaaGCCATCAAGAAGGTTAAAAAGCAAACGGACATTTCAGAGGATTTAAGTTTTCAAGTTCAAGCCCAGATAACAATGATTGCCAACGAATACATTAAAGAAGCGGAAAAAATTATGGAAGTGAAACAAACCGAATTGTTAGGAGATAAATCTTAG